One region of Centropristis striata isolate RG_2023a ecotype Rhode Island chromosome 3, C.striata_1.0, whole genome shotgun sequence genomic DNA includes:
- the p4htmb gene encoding transmembrane prolyl 4-hydroxylase, with the protein MSDNQETSDAEDTTPSGSATLPLRPPCERLSGHKSSVCSRSYFVVVMVFFHVYIINVIALLFYVHYNSGQEDANQSRDAPSGDHQSRESRRPPSKPEFLRDVSLTRIEGIRVGHVQKVSLVPNKVHEMRTLSLKPLLFEIPGFLSEDECRVVMQLAQLKGLMESQLMVQEGQEELAKELNLSPEEIFNLLDINQDAQLQLHEILTHSRVRDGIWLTPENLREIYTGLKADKDGDGLLSLEEFKLLSNDAFQRFLLQRGVKRSQLVRNSRHTWLYQGKGAHQVLQDIKERVTRLTRLPPALVDLSEPLQVVRYEEGGHYHAHHDSGPVYPETACTHTRLAANTSTPFETSCRYITVLFYLNSVEGGGETAFPVADNRTYDEVCLIQNDVDLLDTRRNCDKSNLKVKPTKGTAVFWYNYLSDGRGWVGEQDEYALHGGCVVTRGTKWVANKWINIDPDYQRQARYQQLVSQHPEDEDDEGLTLNPDIQSSDIHQDL; encoded by the exons ATGAGTGACAACCAGGAAACATCAGACGCTGAGGACACGACTCCGTCCGGGAGCGCGACCTTGCCGCTCCGGCCGCCTTGCGAGCGCCTTTCTGGCCACAAAAGCAGCGTGTGCTCCCGCTCCTACTTCGTGGTAGTGATGGTGTTTTTTCACGTGTACATCATTAATGTCATAGCGCTGCTATTTTACGTTCACTACAACAGCGGGCAGGAAGACGCCAATCAGAGCCGTGATGCTCCGAGCGGTGACCACCAGTCCCGCGAGTCGCGACGTCCGCCATCAAAGCCTGAGTTTCTGCGTGATGTTTCCCTCACAAGGATCGAGGGGATAAGG GTGGGACACGTCCAGAAGGTGTCACTGGTGCCGAACAAAGTGCATGAAATGCGGACTCTAAGTCTTAAACCTCTCCTGTTTG AGATCCCTGGGTTTTTGTCGGAGGATGAGTGCCGTGTTGTGATGCAGCTTGCACAGCTAAAGGGTCTAATGGAGAGTCAGCTAATGGTGCAAGAAGGCCAAGAAGAGCTAGCCAAAGAGCTCAACCTCAGCCCAGAGGAGATCTTCAACCTTCTTGATATCAACCAGGACGCACAGTTGCAGCTCCATGAG ATACTGACTCACTCTCGAGTAAGAGACGGCATCTGGCTCACACCGGAGAATCTGCGAGAAATCTACACTGGGCTCAAAGCTGACAAGGACGGTGATG GTTTGTTGAGTCTAGAAGAGTTCAAGCTTCTGAGCAATGATGCCTTCCAGCGCTTCCTGCTGCAACGAGGAGTGAAGAGGAGTCAGCTGGTGAGGAACAGCAGACACACCTGGCTGTATCAGGGCAAAGGAGCACACCAGGTCCTGCAAGACATCAAGGAGAG AGTGACTCGCCTCACTCGGCTCCCGCCTGCGTTAGTGGATCTTAGTGAGCCGCTGCAGGTTGTTCGCTATGAGGAGGGAGGACACTACCACGCCCACCACGACAGCGGCCCCGTGTATCCTGAAACagcctgtacacacacacgcctcGCGGCCAACACCTCCACCCCTTTTGAGACGTCTTGCAG GTACATCACAGTTCTCTTCTACCTGAACTCTGTTGAGGGGGGCGGGGAGACCGCATTCCCTGTGGCAGACAACAGGACCTATGATGAAGTG TGTCTCATACAGAATGACGTCGACCTTTTGGACACCAGAAGGAACTGTGACAAGAGCAACTTGAAGGTGAAACCGACCAAAGGGACAGCTGTCTTCTGGTACAACTATCTGTCTGATGGCAGAG GGTGGGTAGGAGAGCAGGATGAATACGCTCTGCATGGAGGCTGTGTGGTCACCCGTGGAACTAAGTGGGTCGCAAATAAATGGATCAACATTGATCCTGATTACCAGCGGCAAGCTCGATACCAACAGCTGGTTTCACAGCATCCAGAGGACGAGGATGATGAAGGTCTGACTCTGAACCCGGACATTCAGAGTTCTGATATCCATCAAGACTTGTAG